A stretch of DNA from Candidatus Atribacteria bacterium:
CCTGAGCTTAATGGAACGTTCCGCCCAGCTTTCACTCGAGTTGGTTTTGGCTAAGCTGAGGCCGTGCTTCGAGAATCAAAAAATTATTAAAATTAGTCATGATCTTAAATTTAATTTTATAGTACTTAGTAGGCATGATGTCAAAATGGGAGGAAATAATTTTGATACCATGATTGCTGCTTACTTACTAGATCCCTCGAGAGAAAGCTATAGTTTAAGGGATTTATTCTGGGAATATTTGAAATATTTCACTGGAGAAGGAAAAGAAATTGAAAAAAAAGGAAAAGGAAGTATAGGGATAGAAGATGCTTGTGAAAATGCTCAGAAAATAATGAAATTACAAGAACTTTTAGAAGATAAAATGGAAGAAAAGAACCTAATTTCATTATTCAGAAAAATTGAAATGCCTTTAGTAAAAGTATTAGGAGAAATGGAAATTGATGGTATTAAAGTAGATATCTATTTTTTAAAAATGATTTCCCGGCAAGTTAATACACGTCTGGGAGAATTAAAAAATACTATTTATAATTTATCAGGAACAAAATTTAATCTCAATTCTCCTAAACAGTTAAGTGTTATACTATTCGAAAGATTAAAATTACCGGTAGTAAAAAAGACAAAAACTGGCTATTCTACCAATGCGGACGTGCTTAATATCTTGGCTCCTCAACATAAGGTCGTGTCTTACATTCTGGAATATAGAGAGTTAGAGAAGTTAAAAAATACTTATATCGACAAATTACCCTTCTTAGTGAATAGTAAAACCAAGAGGATACATACCTCTTTTCATCAAACGGTTACTTCTACCGGAAGATTAAGCAGTAGCGAACCCAATCTTCAAAATATTCCCATTAGAACTGAAATGGGAAGAGAAATCAGAAAAGCTTTTATCGCTGAAGAGAGATATTTATTACTTTCAGCAGATTATTCTCAGATAGAACTGCGTATTTTAGCGCATCTCTCCCAGGATGAAAGTTTGCTTGATGCTTTTAAAAATGATGAAGATATTCATGCTCATACCGCCTCGGGGATATTTAATATTGATCAAAATATAATTAGCCCGGAGATGAGAAGAATGGCCAAGATAATTAATTTTGGTATCATGTATGGAATGGGCAATTATGGTTTAGCAGGTAATTTGGGAATAGGGAGGGGAGAAGCCGAACAGTATATTAATAATTATTTTTTAAGATATCAAGGGGTTAAAAAATATATTGAAAGGGAGAAAGAAGAAGCTCGAAGGAAGGGCTATGTATTAACTCTATTAAATCGAAGAAGATATTTGGAAGGCATCAATAGTCAGGATAGAAAAATACGAGAATTTAATGAAAGGGTTGCTATTAATGCACCAGTTCAAGGAAGCGCAGCTGATTTAATAAAATTAGCCATGATTAAAATCGATGAATCCTTTAAAAAGGAGCAATTTCAAAGTAGATTGTTACTGCAAATACACGATGAATTAATATTTGAGGTTTACCAGCCAGAATTAGAACAAGTTGAGCGCACTGTTAAAGATATTATGGAACATAGTTTGGAACTTTCCGTTCCCATAAAAGTTAATTTGAAGACCGGTAATAACTGGGCGGAACTTAATTAGTATATGGTATATCGTATATCGTGAAGAAGAAATCGGTAAATTATATTATATTGTATCTTGAATTTAAAACTAACGACTATTCACTAACGACTTGTACTATAACAATATCTAATAGATTAATAAAATATGTTACCATGATACTGGATGAGTTTGTAGTAGGCAAGGTCAACTAAACGACTGGAACCATCATGGATATTTCATGATAAGTTCGATAATTAGATGGACCGCCCTTCTCCAATCTTGGACAGTATCAGAA
This window harbors:
- the polA gene encoding DNA polymerase I; translation: MNNRKKFILIDGQGLLYRAFYALPQLTTTYGQIVNAVYGFTMILIRLLEEEKPDYMVVTFDTPVPTFRHKEFKEYKANRKKMPDELISQIPLVKEIIHNYNIAICSKEGYEADDVIGTLAKEAEQRNCNTIVVTGDKDAFQLISPHTKIMSTIKGVTEVKIYDEEGIKKKYGISPEKMVDILALKGDISDNIPGVPGIGEKTAVALIKELGSIENILSNVDKISKKSLREQIKKYEEQIKMSKMLATIVSEVPIEVNFDSFKVEPANYSELWKIYKKLEFKNLLKKIAPKIIQEKTKLTFNLINTKVELEELANKINERKYFSFYLVTSSEHAISSNILGIALSFKNNENYYISLFALSLMERSAQLSLELVLAKLRPCFENQKIIKISHDLKFNFIVLSRHDVKMGGNNFDTMIAAYLLDPSRESYSLRDLFWEYLKYFTGEGKEIEKKGKGSIGIEDACENAQKIMKLQELLEDKMEEKNLISLFRKIEMPLVKVLGEMEIDGIKVDIYFLKMISRQVNTRLGELKNTIYNLSGTKFNLNSPKQLSVILFERLKLPVVKKTKTGYSTNADVLNILAPQHKVVSYILEYRELEKLKNTYIDKLPFLVNSKTKRIHTSFHQTVTSTGRLSSSEPNLQNIPIRTEMGREIRKAFIAEERYLLLSADYSQIELRILAHLSQDESLLDAFKNDEDIHAHTASGIFNIDQNIISPEMRRMAKIINFGIMYGMGNYGLAGNLGIGRGEAEQYINNYFLRYQGVKKYIEREKEEARRKGYVLTLLNRRRYLEGINSQDRKIREFNERVAINAPVQGSAADLIKLAMIKIDESFKKEQFQSRLLLQIHDELIFEVYQPELEQVERTVKDIMEHSLELSVPIKVNLKTGNNWAELN